The DNA segment CATGGCTTACGCCTTGGTGGAACGTCTCTCGAAGGGACTGGGGCGGCGGGGACGGGAACGTTTCCTGAGGTTCCCCTTGAACGCCGCCATCGTGGAAACCTGGAACAAAGTCTACGGGCCGGGAAGCGAGCTGCCGCGGGGTCAGGCGCCTCCGCGGCCGGCGTCGCGGAGTCGCGTCGTGCTGGTGGCGCTGCCCGCCCAGGAGGCGCGCGGCCGGGTGGCGAGGAGTGCGTTCGTCGAGGTCTACTGGACCGTGGACAGTGGCGAGACCGATGAGCGCATCCGCCAGGTGAAGGGGCCGGTGGGGCTTCGCCGGGCGAGGATCCTGCGGTTGCTGGCCGAGGCCGACGCCCAGGGCGCCCGACCCCGGGAGCAGGACCTCGCTCGCGTCCTCGGCGTGAGTGTGCGCACGATTCGCGCGGACATCGCCGCGTTGCGCGCGCAGAGCGCGCTGGCCCCCGCCCGCACGGTCCCCCGCTCGCCCCGCCGTCGACCTCCGGCCTCCGCCCCCATCCGCAGCGACGGTCTGCCTGCCGTTCTCCCTGCCGCCAACGAGATGACCGTGTGAGAGGCCTCCGCTATACCTGCCACTGAACACCGCCGGTGGAGGCAGTGCGGGTGACGCTGCGGGGGGAGCGACAGGTCGCCACGCGCGACCTTCTCATGACGATCGAGTTCTCGCGGCCGGTCCACTGGGAGCATCTGGCCGCCCTGGCGCTGACGCTCCGCAGCCGGTCCTGGAATACCGGGGGCCGGCGGGCTGTCCTGAACATGCCTGCACTTCTTCGCATACCAGGATTTCCTGGGGCCGGCGCCAGGGACGCGTCGGGCAAGCAGCCCGTCATGGCAGGCCGGGACGCAGGAGGCGGAGAGGCAGGTCAGGACCGGGGGAGAGCGGGGGCAGGTCGGGACGCGGAGGTGGATCGGTCACATCCGACGACAGGTGTAGGCCGTCGATCTGATGCTCGGCGGGAGCGCCCGCCGCTGGCCGGGCGCCAGGCGAGAGTCGCTCCGGGGTCCTGGACGAGCGAAGGCGCATCCGGGCAGAGGTCAGAGGAGCGGCTCTCGGTCACGCTCCGCGTCCCGGTGGACCCCGATCCGCTGCCCGACCTCCTCTCCTTGCTCCGTCGTCTCTACGCGCTCCTGCGCCCGTCGGGCATCGTGGTGGAGACGGCGCGGGAGGGACAGGGAGAGGGGGTGTGGGCTCACGTCACCGGGCCGGCTCGTGCCGACGGGGCGCAGGCGGTGGCCTTGCTCCGCTCACCTACGGCCTACATCGTCGAGGTCCTGGAGGACGGAGGGATCCTGGTAGTGGAGTCGCCGCTGGTGGGTGCGGGAGTCGGCTGAACCGATCGTCGGTCCTCGGTCTCGGCCCTCTTGCCTCGCCAGCGGCCTCCAGCCTCAAGCGGCCTCTTGGGCTGCCAGCGGCCCTTGCGTTCCAGTGGCTCCTTGCCGTCGCTCACCCTTCCCTTGCCATACCACTCCGACCTCGAGGACGTTCAGATCCAAGGCGAACGGCGGATGCCAGATCTCGCCCCTAACGCTGGCGAGGACCACATCATCTAGATGTCTCCGGCAGCGAGCAGGGCAATTTGCGCGATCTGCCGCGGTTTTTCCGCGCTCGGCGGAGGACTTTGTGGGAGAGCGGAGAATAGAGTGGCATAACGTGGGGATCCGTGGGAAATGCTCAGGGGCGAGTACCGGTACACCCTGGATGACAAGGGGCGCGTGGTCCTTCCCCCCAAGTTCCGACGGGATCTGGGGGATCAGGTCGTCGTCACCCGGGGGTTCGACGGGTGCCTCTGGGTCTACCCCCGGCGCGAGTGGGACGCGGTCGAGAGCCTCCTGCGCGACCTCCCTCCGCGGCGCCGGGACTTCCAGCGCTTCCTCCTGGCCTCCGCGCACGAGGCGGACGTAGATCGGCAGGGGCGGATCTTCCTGCCGGAGGGGCTGCGGGAGTACGCCGGCATCGACAAGGAGGTCGTGGTGGTGGGGCTCGTCAAGCGGCTCGAGCTGTGGAGTGAGCAGCGCTGGAAGAGCCGCATGGACGACCTCCAGCGGCGCGCCGCTGAGATCGCCGAGGAGATCGACCTCAGCCTGTAACCCTCGTCGGCCAGCGGCGCAGGCCGGCGGCGCAGGGAGGCGGAGGAGCGGGCCGGGCGATGGACGAGCACGTCCCGGTCCTGCTGGACGAGGTGCTGGCCCTGCTGCGGCCGCGTCCGGGCGGCGTCTACGTCGACGCGACGGTCGGCCTCGGGGGCCACGCGGAGGCGATCCTGGAGCGCATCGGCCCGACCGGCCGATTGATCGGGATCGACCGCGACGCGGAGGCGCTGGCGCTGGCGCAGGCGCGCCTGGCCCGGTTTGGTGAGGCCGTGCGCCTGGTGCACGCCGACTTCGCCCGCTTCCGTGAGGTGCTGCGGGCGGAGGGCGTCACCGCCGTGGACGGGGTGGTGATGGACCTGGGGGTCTCGTCGCTGCAGCTCAGCCGCCCCGAGCGCGGGTTCTCCTTCCAGGTGGAGGGGCCGCTGGACATGCGGATGGATCGGTCGCAGCGCACCACGGCGGCCGACCTGGTGAACCGGTTGCAGGAGGACGTGTTGCGGGAGATCCTGACCACCTACGGGGAAGAGCGCTACGCGCGGCGCATCGCCCGGGCCATCGTGCGCGCCCGGCCGCTGCGGACGACGACGGAGCTCGCCAGGGTGGTCGAGCGGGCCATCCCGCGCCACCGGTGGCCGCGTGGCATCCACCCGGCGACCCGGACCTTTCAGGCGCTGCGCATCGCCGTGAACCGCGAGCTGGAAACGCTGGAGCAAGCCTTGCCGGACGTGGTGGAGGGCCTGGGGGACGGAGGGCGACTCTGCGTCATCACCTTCCACTCCCTGGAAGACCGCATCGTCAAACACACCTTCCTGCGCCTCTCCCGTGGGTACCCCTCCGGACCCCGGTCCTCCGCCCGTGCCGGTGTGGCCGTCCCTGAGCGTCCGCTGGTGCGCCTCCTCACCCGGCGCCCCATCCGGCCCTCGGCCGAAGAGATCCGACGCAACCCCCGCGCCCGGAGCGCCAGGCTGCGCGCCGTGGAGCGGGTCGCCAGCATGGTCGACGAGCAAGGTTAGAGGAGCAGGCCGGTGCCCGGTCTCTACACCACCGATCCCACCCTCCCGTCGCACCTGAGACCTGAGCACCTCCGGCAGCCGGGTGCCGGCCGCTCCTGCGTGTGCCCTGGGCGGTCGACCGCCTCGGGGAGTGGCTCCCTGAGATGATCGCGCTCGACCGCCGTCCGCCCTCTCCGCCAGTGGTCCTGCCGGCCCGGCGGTCGCGGGAGCGCCCCCTCCCGCGCCGCCGGGTCCGGCGGTCCCCGATGGCCGCAGCGATGGTGGTGGCGGCCCTGGCGATCGCTCCCGCGCTCGGCTACGTCTGGCAACGGACGGAAGCGGCGAAGACCGGCTACACCATCCTTCGGCTCCAGCGCGAGCTCACCGCCCTGCAACGTGAGCACGCGCGCCTCCACACCACCGTCTCCACCCTTCGGTCGCCGCAGCGGGTCGAGCGCATCGCCACCTCCGAGCTCGGCATGGTGCCGCCCCGCCAGCGCCAGCTCGCCGCCATCACCATCCCTCCGGCCATGGCCGCCGCCCCGCAGCCACCCGCCGCCCGCTCCTGGCAGGAGCGGGTGGCGGGCTGGTTAGGGTGGGGTGAGGCGCAGGCGCACGAGCGCCGCAGGTGACCGGCCGGAGCATCCGGTCCCTCCGCCTCGCCGCATCCTCCCGAGCCACCCCCAGGCCGCCCGAGGCCGACCTGCAGGCGCGCGTGCGCCGGCGGGCCGGCGTCGCGCTCTGCCTGGCCTGGCTGGCCCTGGCCGGCCTGGCCGCCCGCCTGGTCGACCTGCAGGTCGTCGAGGCCGGCCGCCTGCGCCGCCTCGCCCTCGACCAGTACCTGGGGGCGCTCGTGCTGCCCCCCAGCCGGGGCCGGATCTTCGACCGGCTGGGCCGCCCGTTGGCGACGAACGTCGAGGCCGAGTCCGTCTATGCCGTGCCGCGGGCGATCCGCCGGCCGCGGGCGTTCGCCGCCCGCGTGGCGCCCGTCCTCGGCGTGCCGGCGGCCGAGATCCTCCGCCGCCTCGACCCCGACCTGTCCTTCGTCTGGCTGAAGCGAAAGGTCCCCGCGGAGACGGTGCAGCGGCTGCGTGCGCTGGGGCTGGAGGAGGAGTTGGGCTTCCTCGTTGAGGAGCAGCGCCGCTACCCCAACGGTCCGCTGGCCGCCCACGTCCTGGGGTTCGTCGGCATCGACAACCAGGGGCTGGCCGGGGTGGAACTGCAGTACGACCGGGTCCTGCGGGGGCGCGAGGGGCGCGCCGTGGTGGGCCGCGACGCCGTCGGGCGGCCGCTGGCGGGCACGGAGCGCCTCGACGCGGTGCGCGAGGACGGTCGGGACCTCGTGCTCACGCTGGACCAGGTCATCCAGCACGTGGTCGAGGCCGCCCTCGACCGCGCCCTCGCCACGACGGGCGCCCGGCGGGCCATGGCGCTGGTGATGGACCCGCGGACGGGCGAGGTGCTGGCCATGGCCGCGCGCCCAGCCTTCGATCCGGCGCGCTTCGACCGGGTCTCCCCGGAGCGCTGGTACAACCGCCCCATCAGCGAGGTGCTGGAGCCGGGCTCGACCTTCAAGCTGGTCACGGCGGCGGCGGCCCTCGACACGGGCCGTGTGCAGCTGCAGGACCGCTTCGGCTGCCCGCCGTTCCTCCAGGTGGGGCGCCACCACATCCGGGACGCCCACCGCTCCTGCCGGACGACCCAGACCCTCGACGACATCATCCGCCACAGCAGCAACGTCGGCATCGCGCAGGTCGCCCGGCGCCTCGGCCGGCCGGTGCTGCACACCTATATCCGGCGGTTCGGTTTCGGAGCTCCAACCGGCATCGACCTGCCCGGCGAGGGTGCGGGGATCGTGCGGCCGCCGGAGGAGTGGCGCGGACCCGGCCTGGAGACCATCGCCTTCGGCCAGGGCATTTCAGCGACCCCCCTGCAGCTGCTGGTCGGGCTCTCGGCCATCGCCAATGACGGCGTCGTGCTGCGTCCCTACGTCGTCCGCATGGTGCGGGACCGGGAGGGGCGCGTGGTGGAGGCGGCGGGTCCGACGGCCGTCAGGCAGGTGGTGCGGCCGGAGGTGGCGCGCACGCTGATGCGCATGCTGGTGCGGGCGGTCGAGGACGGCACCGGGAGGCAGGCGGCCATCCCCGGCTACACCGTGGCGGGGAAGACCGGCACGGCGCAAAAGCCAGCCCCCGGAGGTGGCTACCTGCCGGGGCGTTACGTCGCTTCCTTCCTGGGCTTCGCCCCGGTGCCGCACCCGCGCCTGGCGGCGCTCGTCCTCCTCGACGAGCCCCGGGGCACGTACTACGGTGGCGCGGTGGCGGCCCCGGTTTTCCGCGACATCGCCGTCAGAGCGCTGTGGTACCTGCGCATCCCGCCCGCGCCCGACGACACGCTGCGCCCGTCACCAACCGTGCCGTAAGCGACGCCTCCGGCATCCATCCCGCCCACCTGCTCTGCCGGCCCCCGGAAGTCTAGACCCGGTAGACAGGTGGGCATGAACACTTGGTCGGGCCGACCGTTTGCCCCGCTGAGGCGTCAGGGTCAGCCGGTGCTCTGAGGGGGAGAGCCGTGCCGGGACCGCAGAGTTCGCTGGCCGGAGCCTTCCTGCGCCTGGTCCGCCGCAGGGTCCCCTACCTGCTGCTCATGGCGGGCGCTCTGGCCCTCACCGCGCACCTGGGCTGGCTCGCTATCCCGCCCGGCCCGCTGCTGGCGCTGCTGGCGGCCGCCACCGTCGCCTCGCTGCTCGGGCGGCTCTGGTCCGACGCCCGTCCCTCCACCGGACGCCTCCACGCACGGATCGCCATCCAGACCCTCGCTGCCACCATGGTCATCTACGCCACCGGGTGGGGACCCACCCTCGCCTTCGCCTACCTCTACGCGGCCACGGAGAACATCGCGCTCGAAGGGAGCCGCGCCGTCTGGCCGTCGATCGCCTGGACGGTGCTGTGGCTGGTCGCGGGGCAGGTGGCGGTGGCATCGGGCCTCGTCCCCGTCCTCCTGCCCCACGTGCACGGGGTGGCCCTGCTGGCCGGGCTGGGCGTGGCGGTGGCCATCCGCCTGGTCGGCGCCGCCGCCCGCCGCGCCGAGCGCGCCCAGGCGGAGGTGCGCCGCTCCGAGCAGCAGTACCGCGGTCTCTTCGAGGGGCACCCCCTGCCCATGTGGGTCTTCGACGCGGAGACCCTCCAGCTGCTCGCCGTGAACGACGCCGCGCTGGCGCAGTACGGGTATGCGCGCGAGGCGATCCTGGGGACGCCGCTCCACGCGCTCTGGCCGCCGGAGGCGGTGGAGCGGGTGCACCGGTCGCCGGTGCCGGAGCCCGGCCGGCCGGTGGGGTGCTTCCGGCTGCCGCGTTGCGACGGGTCGCCGGTGGAGGCGGAGGTGACGGTGCACGAGGTGACGTTCGCCAGCCGACCGGCCCGCCTCGTCGCCGCCCTGGACGTCACCGAGCGCGTCCGCGCCGAGGCGCAGTTGCGGACCCTCTCCCAGGCGGTGGAGCAGAGCCCCACCGTCGTCGTCATCACCGACCGCGACGACCGCATCGAGTACGTGAACCCCCGCTTCACGGAGGTCACCGGCTACCGCCCCGACGAGGTGCAGGGGCGTGACGCCGGCCGCCTGTGGGTGCTGCCCCCGAGCGCCCTGGAGGCGATCCGCCGCACGCTTGCCGCCGGCGGCACGTGGCGCGGCGAGGTGCTGGCACGCCGGCGCAGCGGGGAGCCGTACTGGGAGCGCGTGACCGCGGCGCCGATCCGCGACGCCGCCGGCGGGGTGACCGGCTTCGTCCGGGTGGCCGAGGACGTCACGGAGCGGCGGCGGGCCGAGGAGGAGCTGCAGCGACTCTACGCCGAGCTGGAAGCCCGCGTGGCCGACCGGACCCGCCAGCTCGAGGCGGCGAACCGCGCCCTGCAGGCGCGCGAGCAGGAGCTGGACGAGTCGAAGCGCGTGGCCGAGCGCGCCAGCCTGGCGAAGAGCGAGTTCCTCTCCCGGATGAGCCACGAGCTGCGCACTCCGCTCAACGCCATGCTGGGGTTCGCCCAGCTCCTCCGGCGCGAGCCGCTCTCCCCCGAGCAGCAGGAAGCGGTCGACCACATCCTCCAGGCAGGGCGTCACCTGCTCGACCTGATCACCGAGATCCTGGACGTCACCCGCATCGAGGCCGGGCGACTCGCCATCTCCCGGGAGCCCGTCCCCGTGGCGGAGGTGGCGCAGGAGTGCGTGGACCTGATCGCCCCCGCGGCCCGGGAGCGGCAGGTCCGCCTGGCCGTCGACGCGCCGGCCGACCGCACCCTGCACGTCCTGGGGGACCGGCAACGGCTGCGCCAGGTGCTGCTGAACCTCCTCTCCAACGGGGTGAAGTACAACCGCCCGGCGGGCGACCTCACCCTGGCCTGGTACCCCGTCGCCGTGGACCGGCTCCGCATCGAGGTCCGGGACACCGGCCCCGGCATCCCCCGCGAGCGGCAGGCCGACCTCTTCAAGGCCTTCGAGCGCCTGGGCGTGGACCAGCAGCACGTGGAGGGGATGGGGCTGGGGCTGGCCCTCTCCCGCGGGCTCGTCGAGCTCATGGGCGGGCGCATCGGGGTGGAGAGCGAGGTGGGCCGCGGCTCCACCTTCTGGGTGGAGCTCCCGCTGGTGCCGGCTCCCGCCGAGCGCCTGGGGCGGCGGCGGGAGCGGGCGGAGCCGCGCGCCGCTCCGGAGGTGACCGAATGGTACCGGGCGGTCGCGCTGCTCTACATCGAGGACAACCTCTCGAACCTCGAACTCGTCCAGCGCCTGCTCGCCCCGCAGCGGCGCGTCCGCCTCCTCACCGCGGGCACCGGGGAGCTGGGGGTGGAGCTGGCCCGGCAGTACCTGCCAGACCTCATCCTCCTGGACCTGCACCTCCCCGACCTGCCGGGGCGCGAGGTGCTCCGCCGCTTGCGGGAGCACCCGGAGACGGCAGGGATCCCGGTGGTGGTCATCAGCGCCGACGCCACGCGCCAGCGGGCGGAAGAGCTGCTGGCCGCGGGGGCCCGGGCCTACCTGACCAAGCCGGTGGACCTCGACCGGCTTCTGCGCGTGATCGCGGAGGTCTGCACGCCGTCATGGGCGCGGAGCACGAGCTGAGCGACGCCGGCATCCTGATCGTCGACGACAGCCCGGCCAACGTCGCCCTGCTGGAGGTCATCCTGGAGCAGCACGGCTACCGGAACGTCCGCAGCACCACCAGCTCGCACCTGGCCCTGCCGCTCTTCACCCAGGCCCAACCCGACCTGGTGCTGCTGGACCTGCACATGCCCCCGCCCGACGGCTTCACCCTGATGGAGGAGATGCTGCAGCGGGCGGGGCCGGACACCTACCTCCCCATCCTGGTGATCACCGGCGACCTGACCCAGGAGGTGAAGGAGCGGGCCCTGGCCCGGGGGGCCAAGGACTTCCTGACCAAGCCCTACGAGCCCACGGAGGTGGCGCTGCGCATCCGCAACCTGCTGGAGACCCGCCGGCTCCACCTGACGCTGAAGCGGACGAACGAGTGGCTGGAGGCCAAGGTGCGGGAGCGGACCCTCGCGCTGGAGCTGGCCCAGATCGAGACCATCGAGCGACTGGCGCTGGCGGCCGAGTACCGGGACGACCAAACCGGCCAGCACGCCCGCCGGGTGGGCCGCACCGCGGAGCGCCTGGCCCGGGCGCTGGGGCTGGGGGAGGGCCGGGCGGCCATCATCGGGGTCGCCGCCCAGCTCCACGACATCGGCAAGATCGGGATCCCCGACAGCATCCTGCTGAAACCGGGGCCCCTCACCCCCGACGAGATGGAGCTGATGAAGCTGCACACGACCATCGGGGCGCGCATCCTGTCGGGCAGCTCTTCGCCGTTGCTCATCACGGCGGAGACGATCGCCCTCACGCACCACGAGCGGTGGGACGGGCTGGGCTACCCGCGCGGCCTGCGCGGGGAGGAGATCCCGGTGGAGGGGCGGATCGTCGCGGTGGCCGACGCCTTCGACGCGCTCACCTCGCCGCGTCCGCACCGGGCGCCGCTGGGGCCTCGGGAGGCCTGGGACGCGCTGCTGGGCGGGGCGGGCCGGCAGTGGGACCCGCGCATCGTGGAGACGCTGGCCCGCGTGCTGGAAGAGGAGGGGACGTAGGGAGCGGCGCTCTCCCGGGCCCGGAGCGCTCTTCGCCCGGCGCTGCCGCGCGGCGGCCTAACGGCGCCGCCCGTCGGGCATACCCTCAGGTGAAACCCCCTGGCGAGCGCGACGATGCACACGGCCCCGTCTGCGGCGAGAGACCCGGGAGCTCCGGGAGGGTGGAGCCTGGCGCTGGCCCTCCAGGTGGTGGCCTTCGCGGCGGTGGCCGTTCTGTTGGTGATAGGCCCGCGCGGGACCAGCCTCCTCACCCGCACGCTGGAGGGCGCCGACCTGTTCCTCACGACGGCCCTGGAGCGCGGCGACGGTCCCGAGGTGCGCATCGCCCCGCCCGTCATCCGGGAGCCGGCGGCGCTGCCGATGTCCCAGCGAGTGGAGCGCCAGGTCCCGCAGGACACCCCGGCGGCCCACCGCCCCTCCACCGGCCCGGCTTCGATGGCTTCTCCGCCACCGGCCCGGGCTCGGAAGCCCGCCGCGGCGCCCTCGGCGACGGCCGGCCGCAGCGCCTCCGCCCACAGGAGCACACGGCAGGCTCCAGCGGCCACGCCTACGGCCGCCACCCTCTCCCCCACGCAACGCCGCTTCCAGGCGCTGATGGTGGATGGCCGGGTCCTCTTCCGCGCCGGGTGGTTCGGCCCGGCCGTGGGCCGCTTCCGCCAGGCCACGCGCTTGATGCCCTCGGACCCCGAGGCGTGGTTGTGGCTGGGGCGGGCCGCCTTCATGGCGGAGCGGCACGACGAAGCGCGGGAGGCCCTCCGCCGCGCCGCGGCGCTGGCGCCCGGCACCGCCTTCGCCCGCGACGCCGCTACCCTCCTGGCCCAGCTCCCCTGAGGCACCGACCGCTACCGGGTCGACGCCGGCAGCCGGCCCGAAGCGATACACTGGAGCCGTGACCGAACCTGTGCTCTTCCGCCAGGGTGACGACTTCCTCGTGGCGGCCGTGGAGGGCGACCACTTCCAGTCCCTGGACCAGGTGGAGGCCGCGGCCGAGGCGCTGGAGCGCCTGGGGTTAGTCCGCCGGGAGCCGGTGGAAGGTGGGGAGCGCTGGGTGGTGGTGCGGGACATCACCGCGAGCCAGCTCGCCGCCATCCTGACTGCGGACCACAAGCAGCGGGAGGCCGGTTCCTAGTCGGTGCGCTGGCTGCGCCTGCTCGGAGTTCTGGCGGCCGGTGGGGCGCTGGGACTCGTGGCCCTCTACCTCTGGTATGTGCGCGCCCTGGGGGTCCGGCCGCAGGTGGTGGAGGCGCCCGGGCTGCGGTGGACGGCCCGGGCGCCGCTGCCGCGGGCGCGCA comes from the Armatimonadota bacterium genome and includes:
- a CDS encoding PAS domain S-box protein, whose protein sequence is MPGPQSSLAGAFLRLVRRRVPYLLLMAGALALTAHLGWLAIPPGPLLALLAAATVASLLGRLWSDARPSTGRLHARIAIQTLAATMVIYATGWGPTLAFAYLYAATENIALEGSRAVWPSIAWTVLWLVAGQVAVASGLVPVLLPHVHGVALLAGLGVAVAIRLVGAAARRAERAQAEVRRSEQQYRGLFEGHPLPMWVFDAETLQLLAVNDAALAQYGYAREAILGTPLHALWPPEAVERVHRSPVPEPGRPVGCFRLPRCDGSPVEAEVTVHEVTFASRPARLVAALDVTERVRAEAQLRTLSQAVEQSPTVVVITDRDDRIEYVNPRFTEVTGYRPDEVQGRDAGRLWVLPPSALEAIRRTLAAGGTWRGEVLARRRSGEPYWERVTAAPIRDAAGGVTGFVRVAEDVTERRRAEEELQRLYAELEARVADRTRQLEAANRALQAREQELDESKRVAERASLAKSEFLSRMSHELRTPLNAMLGFAQLLRREPLSPEQQEAVDHILQAGRHLLDLITEILDVTRIEAGRLAISREPVPVAEVAQECVDLIAPAARERQVRLAVDAPADRTLHVLGDRQRLRQVLLNLLSNGVKYNRPAGDLTLAWYPVAVDRLRIEVRDTGPGIPRERQADLFKAFERLGVDQQHVEGMGLGLALSRGLVELMGGRIGVESEVGRGSTFWVELPLVPAPAERLGRRRERAEPRAAPEVTEWYRAVALLYIEDNLSNLELVQRLLAPQRRVRLLTAGTGELGVELARQYLPDLILLDLHLPDLPGREVLRRLREHPETAGIPVVVISADATRQRAEELLAAGARAYLTKPVDLDRLLRVIAEVCTPSWARSTS
- a CDS encoding tetratricopeptide repeat protein, which produces MHTAPSAARDPGAPGGWSLALALQVVAFAAVAVLLVIGPRGTSLLTRTLEGADLFLTTALERGDGPEVRIAPPVIREPAALPMSQRVERQVPQDTPAAHRPSTGPASMASPPPARARKPAAAPSATAGRSASAHRSTRQAPAATPTAATLSPTQRRFQALMVDGRVLFRAGWFGPAVGRFRQATRLMPSDPEAWLWLGRAAFMAERHDEAREALRRAAALAPGTAFARDAATLLAQLP
- the rsmH gene encoding 16S rRNA (cytosine(1402)-N(4))-methyltransferase RsmH; its protein translation is MDEHVPVLLDEVLALLRPRPGGVYVDATVGLGGHAEAILERIGPTGRLIGIDRDAEALALAQARLARFGEAVRLVHADFARFREVLRAEGVTAVDGVVMDLGVSSLQLSRPERGFSFQVEGPLDMRMDRSQRTTAADLVNRLQEDVLREILTTYGEERYARRIARAIVRARPLRTTTELARVVERAIPRHRWPRGIHPATRTFQALRIAVNRELETLEQALPDVVEGLGDGGRLCVITFHSLEDRIVKHTFLRLSRGYPSGPRSSARAGVAVPERPLVRLLTRRPIRPSAEEIRRNPRARSARLRAVERVASMVDEQG
- the mraZ gene encoding division/cell wall cluster transcriptional repressor MraZ; the encoded protein is MLRGEYRYTLDDKGRVVLPPKFRRDLGDQVVVTRGFDGCLWVYPRREWDAVESLLRDLPPRRRDFQRFLLASAHEADVDRQGRIFLPEGLREYAGIDKEVVVVGLVKRLELWSEQRWKSRMDDLQRRAAEIAEEIDLSL
- a CDS encoding response regulator; translation: MGAEHELSDAGILIVDDSPANVALLEVILEQHGYRNVRSTTSSHLALPLFTQAQPDLVLLDLHMPPPDGFTLMEEMLQRAGPDTYLPILVITGDLTQEVKERALARGAKDFLTKPYEPTEVALRIRNLLETRRLHLTLKRTNEWLEAKVRERTLALELAQIETIERLALAAEYRDDQTGQHARRVGRTAERLARALGLGEGRAAIIGVAAQLHDIGKIGIPDSILLKPGPLTPDEMELMKLHTTIGARILSGSSSPLLITAETIALTHHERWDGLGYPRGLRGEEIPVEGRIVAVADAFDALTSPRPHRAPLGPREAWDALLGGAGRQWDPRIVETLARVLEEEGT
- a CDS encoding penicillin-binding protein 2, yielding MRRRAGVALCLAWLALAGLAARLVDLQVVEAGRLRRLALDQYLGALVLPPSRGRIFDRLGRPLATNVEAESVYAVPRAIRRPRAFAARVAPVLGVPAAEILRRLDPDLSFVWLKRKVPAETVQRLRALGLEEELGFLVEEQRRYPNGPLAAHVLGFVGIDNQGLAGVELQYDRVLRGREGRAVVGRDAVGRPLAGTERLDAVREDGRDLVLTLDQVIQHVVEAALDRALATTGARRAMALVMDPRTGEVLAMAARPAFDPARFDRVSPERWYNRPISEVLEPGSTFKLVTAAAALDTGRVQLQDRFGCPPFLQVGRHHIRDAHRSCRTTQTLDDIIRHSSNVGIAQVARRLGRPVLHTYIRRFGFGAPTGIDLPGEGAGIVRPPEEWRGPGLETIAFGQGISATPLQLLVGLSAIANDGVVLRPYVVRMVRDREGRVVEAAGPTAVRQVVRPEVARTLMRMLVRAVEDGTGRQAAIPGYTVAGKTGTAQKPAPGGGYLPGRYVASFLGFAPVPHPRLAALVLLDEPRGTYYGGAVAAPVFRDIAVRALWYLRIPPAPDDTLRPSPTVP
- a CDS encoding cell division protein FtsL gives rise to the protein MIALDRRPPSPPVVLPARRSRERPLPRRRVRRSPMAAAMVVAALAIAPALGYVWQRTEAAKTGYTILRLQRELTALQREHARLHTTVSTLRSPQRVERIATSELGMVPPRQRQLAAITIPPAMAAAPQPPAARSWQERVAGWLGWGEAQAHERRR
- a CDS encoding DUF1670 domain-containing protein yields the protein EAKGLAHPRPQEAYWNHYQILGDPQNPEAQHALTMAYALVERLSKGLGRRGRERFLRFPLNAAIVETWNKVYGPGSELPRGQAPPRPASRSRVVLVALPAQEARGRVARSAFVEVYWTVDSGETDERIRQVKGPVGLRRARILRLLAEADAQGARPREQDLARVLGVSVRTIRADIAALRAQSALAPARTVPRSPRRRPPASAPIRSDGLPAVLPAANEMTV